The following coding sequences lie in one Miscanthus floridulus cultivar M001 chromosome 9, ASM1932011v1, whole genome shotgun sequence genomic window:
- the LOC136482608 gene encoding uncharacterized protein isoform X2 produces the protein MARLRLAVVVVALALCCCCLIHAPTSASATAADASFPPGLELVQQDTRVVVAPPSSSCGADDQAVVAGEAKAAGGRMDLELEDYPGSGANDSHSPWAQQRRN, from the exons ATGGCGAGGCTACGCCTGGCGGTGGTGGTCGTCGCCCTGGCcttgtgctgctgctgcctcATCCACGCGCCGACAAGCGCAAGTGCTACAGCTGCTGACGCTTCGTTCCCTCCTG GGCTGGAGCTGGTGCAGCAGGATACTAGAGTGGTGGTGGCTCCGCCATCGTCGTCATGCGGCGCAGACGATCAG GCCGTCGTAGCCGGAGAGGCGAAGGCGGCCGGCGGGAGGATGGATCTGGAGCTGGAGGACTACCCTGGGTCCGGCGCCAACGACAGCCACTCGCCCTGGGCCCAGCAGCGAAGGAACTGA
- the LOC136482608 gene encoding uncharacterized protein isoform X1, which yields MARLRLAVVVVALALCCCCLIHAPTSASATAADASFPPGMHGLELVQQDTRVVVAPPSSSCGADDQAVVAGEAKAAGGRMDLELEDYPGSGANDSHSPWAQQRRN from the exons ATGGCGAGGCTACGCCTGGCGGTGGTGGTCGTCGCCCTGGCcttgtgctgctgctgcctcATCCACGCGCCGACAAGCGCAAGTGCTACAGCTGCTGACGCTTCGTTCCCTCCTGGTATGCATG GGCTGGAGCTGGTGCAGCAGGATACTAGAGTGGTGGTGGCTCCGCCATCGTCGTCATGCGGCGCAGACGATCAG GCCGTCGTAGCCGGAGAGGCGAAGGCGGCCGGCGGGAGGATGGATCTGGAGCTGGAGGACTACCCTGGGTCCGGCGCCAACGACAGCCACTCGCCCTGGGCCCAGCAGCGAAGGAACTGA